The nucleotide sequence TTTGAGCGGCACCAGTGATCATGTTCTTGATGTAATCAGCATGTCCTGGGGCATCGATATGAGCGTAGTGACGAGTTTCTGTTTCGTATTCAACGTGAGCAGTGTTGATCGTTATACCACGTTCACGTTCTTCTGGAGCTGCATCAATTTCAGCATAGTCTTCAGCCTTTGCAAGACCTTTAGAAGCCAATACCTTTGTGATAGCAGCAGTTAAAGTAGTTTTCCCATGGTCAATATGGCCGATAGTACCGATATTAACATGGGGCTTTGTTCTTTCATAATGTTCTTTAGCCATTAATGAAACCTCCTGTTGTTTTCAAGAATTACATCAACTTTCATCAATGCATTTCTGATAGATATTATACTACATCTTCTCTAAAAGACAAAGCCGTCAATTTTTCGAAGAATCCTTAAGTATTATATCGATACTTAAATTGTTTGTAAACATATTACTGTTATTTTTTTGTTTTTATTTTCATTACATATATTTTATTCTTTGTTCTTGGTTAAGAATAATTTCAAACCAGCTAAGCATAACCGCCCCAGATTCAGTGTTCGGTGCGAATTCATCCCCCGCCAAATAGGATTGAATAATTTTAATCCAGTCATCGGAATTAATTATTACATCCTCGGCGTACGGAAACAAATAATTCCCCAACTGATATATTTGGGCTGATAATTGCTGGGCAAAAATTGGGTCATCATTCGCAAACTTCTCATCAACAACGTTGATTGTTTCTATGATTGGCTGAACACTATCAGCAATATCTATATTTGCTGGAATCACTTGATGAATTTTATCATCTAACCACAACAAATCAATTTGGTCATCAATTTTTAAACCAATCAATTCAAATAAAAATTGAGTTTTGATTACCTGCCAACCAGCTCGATCAATTAAAACTGCCTTCACCCCTTCCAGATATTCAGCAAGTGGCAGGCGATTTGCTTCAGACACAATTTTTGCCTGAACATCTGCGCTATGGCTTCCGATATAAAATAATCGCCGTTGCAGTTTCATGACCTCTTCACGATGATATTTTTTAAACTTAAATTCCGCAGTCTCAATTTGCGTAATTAGCTCTTTTGCATATTGATGATCAAGTACCACGGTAACCTTTCGAGCTGGGATAAATTGTTTATCCGCCAATAATGTCTTAACAGCAAACGTTACATCGCCAGGCCGCAAATTCTCCGTCCCGGCATCATCAATTAACTCAACAGCTGTTTGAATATCCGCCAACTTTGTGTATGCTCTGGCTTGTAAAAGTAAAAAATCGTATTGATCCCCATTTTGTCTTCTTAAGTCATCAATTTTTTTGATAGTTTGGTGATACTTTGCGTCAAGGAAATCTGCCTTGGCACTTTCAAAAATCACGTTATCATTCTCAGAAAGGTTCATGCAAATTCTCCTTATCGAATCAATATAAATAAGGTACAAATATGGCCTCAAAGGCGGTATTTGTACCTTGCTTACATTATTTATTATTGTTAGCTTTTTTCTCTGCCTTAGCAAGTTCTTCGGCCTTGTTGTTCTTAGAATGTTTTTTATTTGTCCGCTTATGGTGTTGGTTAACTTCCATAATAACCGGAAGAATAACTGGATGACGTTTAGTTTGTTGATATAGATAATCACTTAGACTTTCACGTACATCCTGTTTTAAATTACTCCAGTCAAATTCCTTATGCTCAAGGTTATTTTTGACCGTTTTTTCAATAATTTCAGATGCTTCATTCATTAAATCTTTATTGGCCTTAACGTAAACAAAGCCTCGCGAAGTCAATTTCGGCGCAGAGATAACTCGTTTTTTCTTTCTATCAATTGTAACTACGGCTACAAATATCCCATCTTCTGAAAGGACCTTACGATCCCGTAAAACGATGTTACCAATGTCACCGATTCCGCTACCGTCAATCATGGTATCAGCTAGGTCAAGGCCAGCTGAGATCCAAATTTCATCGTCATCGATTGAAATAACGTCGCCTTTATTTGGAATCACGATATTACTATCATTGTAGCCTAGTTGTTTTGCCAAGCCGGCATGGGAAGCGAGTAAGCGGTACTCACCTTGCACTGGAATAAAGAACTTAGGCTTCAAAATGTTTATTAATAGTTGTAAATCATTTTGACTAGCATCTCCGGATGAATTCATTTCATCAGCAATCATCTTAACTTCAGCGTCGGCTCTGTAAATCATGTCACGAGTCTTAGCGACTGTAGTTTCCATCGCAGTTGACGGTGTTGTAGTAATAAAGACTAAATCGCCTGATTCGATGTTGATGTCCTTCTGTTCGCCATTAGCCATCCGTTGTAAAGCTTTAATTGGCTCGCCCATTTTACCAGTTTGAATAATTACAATCTGATTTGGTTCAAGTTTCTCAAGGTCCTTTGCGTTTTCAATCAATAATTCTTGATCTGGCAATTTCAACATTGAAAGTTTAAGGGCAGTTTTAACGATTTTATCTAAGTCTTGGCCACTCAAAAATACTTTGCGGCCAGTTTTAGCTGCTGCATTGAAAACTTGTTGCATTCTGATAATGTTTGAAGCCACACTAGCAACAATGATTCGACCTTGATGGTCATTAAAGACACCATTAATGTAGTCACTAATCTGATTTTCGGATGCAGATGGCGTTGGATTCTCAGCGTTGCTAGAATCGCTCAACAGCGCTAGTACCCCTTGATCACCTAACTTAGTTAGTTGCGAATAATCAGTGTGGTACAAATGTGATGCGGTTTGGTCAAACTTAAAATCACCAGTGTAGACAATTGATCCGGCATCAGTGTGTACTGCAATTCCCAAAGATCCTGGAATTGAGTGAGTTGTTCTAAAGAAAGTAATCCGGACATCTTCAAAATCGATTTCACTCCGGTCACTTACGACATGAAAATCATCGAAATCGGTAACCTCATCAGCGTCAGCGACACTGATTTTTGCTAATTCGATAGTCATCTTTGAACCAAATACGGGAACATTAAACTCACTCAAAAAGTATGGTAAAGCGCCAATTGCATCAGCATGACCGTGAGTTAAAAATACCCCCACAATTTTATCGCGATTTTCTTCCAAATATGAAAAATCGGGGATAACTACGTCAATTCCTAGAAGTTCGTTTTCAGGGTACTTTAACCCACAATCTAAAATGTAAATACCATCGTTAATATTTACGGCATACATATTCTTACCGTTTTCTCGCACACCACCAAGTGGTATGACCTTAATCTTACTGTTCATGTTTCACCTCAAAATTTTTCCTTTTTTTACGTTCGTAATTCAGCTTCTTATAGTTTACCATACTTAAGCAAGCAACGAAATTTTGGGCAAAAAAAAGAGCCGAAAAATCGGCTCTTTGGAACAAATTTAATATTAACGACGAAGACCCAAGCTTTGGATAAGGTCACGGTAGCGTGAAACGTCCTTGTTACGTAGGTAAGCAAGTAAGTTACGACGGTGACCAATCTTCTTCATAAGACCACGTTGTGAATGGAAATCTTTACGGTGATCTCTCATGTGACCGTTGATTTCGTTGATGTCAGCAGTTAGTACAGCAATTTGTACTTCGGCTGATCCAGTGTCGCCTTCGTGACGAGCATATTTTTTGATGATTTCGTTCTTTTCACTTTGAGTAAGTGCCATGATATATTTACCACCTTATATTTTTAGTCCAACAACTGAGTACCCGGTAAGTGGCCCCGAAGTACTAAGTTGAAGGTCGTGCTTAACACACAAAGAGTATTATAAGTGATTTAACTTGATTACACAAGGATTTTTTAAATATTCAGTTAGAACTCCCCTTGCAAACACATGTGGTAATCTGTATAATAATGCTTGTTGAAATTTTACTTATAATAGTTATCGACTCGGAGGTGAAACCAATGCCAATTATCAAATCAGCCATCGAACGTGTGAAGACTAACGAAAAAGCACAAGAAAGAAACGCTTCACAACTCAGCAAAATGAGAACTGCCGTTAAGAAGTTTGAAAAAGCTCAAGCTGCAGGTTCAGATGATGCCAAAGAACTTTACATCAACGCCATCAGTGCAGTTGACCACGCAAAGTCAAAGGGATTAATCAAAGCAAACAAAGCTGCTCGTGACAAGTCACGTTTAACTAAGTTAGCTAAATAATAATTAGGTTAAGGCTTCAAGGCTTCAAACCGAATAAAAAAACAGGTTATCGCAACAGTTGTTGTGATAACCTGTTTTTTTACGCTGTCTTTTTCATAAAGTTGACCACGAAAAGTTCAAACAATAATTCTGGAGAACGGGCAGATGATTTCATCTCCCGCTCTATATTGACAAGTCCAAGGTACGCTGTTTTCAATTCGTCGTATGAAAACTTCCGAATTGATTGCAACGCTAATTTGACCCTATATGGATGCACTTTTAAGGAAGACGCAATGTTCCCTTGAGAATAACCGTGCTGTTTTAAAATCATCACCTGAATCAATAATCTAAACTGTTGAATTAAAACTGCATTGATTCTAATCGGTTCGTCGTTTTCCAGCAACAACTGATGGTATATATCTAATGACTTAGTTGGCTGCTTAGCTAACACGGTGTTAACCAAATCGAACACGTTTTGTTCCATTGACTTTGATACAAGGGCAGCCACAGATTCAGAATCGATCCGCTTGGATTGTTGATTATAGATTGTAAGCTTGGGGATTTCATTCATCATCTTTGTCAGATTACCAGATGTTAACTCAAGTAGTTTTTCAAGCGCAGCATCGTCAATGCCGCAACCAGCTTTTGCAACCTCACTCTTGATAATTGCTTTTGCTTCATTTTCAGTTGGGTTACCGATACTGACAACTGTTGCTAGCTTCTTAATTTGTTTAGTAATTTTCTTTCTAGCATCTAATTTTTCATAAGCAGCAAAAATTACCATAATTGTAGATTCCTGCGGGTGTTGCAAGTACTCAATCAATTCATCCAAATCATGATCAATTTTTGACTTTTTCTTGGTAGCTGTTAAAAAGTATGGATGAGAAATCATCACCAACCGCTTCTCACCGAAGAAAGGCATTGAAACAGCGTCCTCAACAGCGTTACTCAATGGTGTTTCTTCCATATCGTAAGTTGACATATTCATTGCTCGCTCTTCTTCAGGAATCAGCTCAGTAAATGTTCGCTTTATTTTATCTGAAAGGTAGTCCTGTGCCCCATCAATAAGGTAAACCCGATCAACGGTGCCGCTTTTGATTTGCTTTGTAAATTCAGAATACTTCATTTTAGCTTCCCTTCAAATTTACGGTTGGAACAAACCGACCGCGATTGTTTCGATAAACATATCTTACCATACCAGAAATTTGCGAATTAATAACCTTCACCCGATTACAACGCAAGGTCTGCATCGTTTCATCGTTTGGATGATGATAACGATTATTTCTTCCTGCAGAAATAAGCGCAATTCTAGGCTTAATCGTCCTAATAAAATCCGGAGCAGAAGACGTTTTACTTCCATGATGGCCAGCTTTTAATACATCGACTTTTAAGTTGGGATAGCGTTGCAAGACTTCAATCTCACCCGCCTGATCCAAATCACCAGTAAACAGCCATCTTTGATGGCCAATATTGCCAAAAACAACCATTGAATCATGATTTTCACCTTTACCAGCAACAAACGGATGAAGAATTCTTAACCCACCAACCAGACAGTTTTGCTTATCTGAAACCGGAACTAACTCAGTTGCAGTTCCAGCTTTCTTCAAACGTTTAATAAAGCTAGGATTCTGATTCATACCTATAGGAACCACTACTCTTTTTACCCGTAACTGCTTCATGTAAGCTGGTAAATCCCCACAATGGTCAGCATCCTGATGGCTTAGCAAAATTTCATCAACCGTATTGATTCCAATACTCTTTAAATAATTAATTCCAATGCGTTCGGCACGATAAGTTTCACTCTGTCGTTGCCACGGTCGCTCACCGAAGTGCACCTTTCCACCCGTATCGATAAGAGTTACTCGGCGATTGAAAGGACGTCTGATTAGGAAACTGTCTCCCTGACCAACATCAATCATCGTGACCTCACCATTCATTGGAAAATGAATCCAAATAAAAGTGCACAAGTACATACAAGATAACCCAACCAACAGTAGTTTCCGACGTGAATTATGGACACTAAGAGTAACCCAGAAAGTAACGACCAGCAAGACAATCGTTATCCAGACTCCAGGTTTTCCAAATACAATCATTCCCGGTAATTCCCCACAAAAATTTAGTGAAGCAGTAAACACAGACACTATTCTTTCTGCAATAGATATCACAATTGGCAGGTCACCAAAAACACTTGCAGCCAATACTAACGGGAAGATAATTACGGAAAATATTGGTAAAAATACCAGACTGGCAAGAATTGACAGGATATGCCACTGGTAAAAATTTTCTAGCAAAATTGGTAGGGATATCATGTTTAACATAACTGTCTTAGAAAATAGTTTCCACTTAGCAGTGGCAATTATCCCTAGAGACAAGGAGTAACTAAGTTGAACGCTAAGCAAATAGGTAGCTTCTGGCAGCCAAAACAGCTGTAAAATTAACGTGATACTCCAGGAGTCTAAACTCGATAGGTCACGGCCAAGTAGCACTGCAAATTGTCTTAATACTGCCATAATAACCGCCCTAAATAACCCAGGGCTACCACCAGCAAATTGAAAGTAAACCACTAAACAGATGATTTTTAATAATGCACTCGTTCGTTTTGGAAATTTAACCCCTGCTAATAGTCTTTCGACTAACCCCAGAAAAAATGCAACATGCATCCCCGAAACAGAAAAGACATGCAATAGTCCTAGTTTTGAACTACCAGTCATTTCTTGATAAAAATCACTATCTCTGACACCAATTACCAATGCCTGGCAATAACGCTTTATGTTTGGTGGATAGTTTGCCGTTCTACATAGCAATCCCGTTCGCAATGCATGTGGCAGTTCATTGATCTGTATTTTTGCTGGTGCAGGGACAACAGTAAGGTTCGTAACGTTAACTAGACTACTAATTCCCTGATGCCGATAGTACAGACCAGTATCAAACTCATTAACATTAGTTGCTGGTTTGAACTTTTCAAGCTTACCAACAACTGTAAGGAAAAGTGGCCCATTATTTCTTTGAATCATCAATTTTTGTGATTCTGAGCTTAACCTTGAAAAATACACCCTTTTCTTATTATCAAAATGTGAGTTGGCAACAAGGTTTATCTGCCCACCATTCAACTTTATCTCATCTGGAAAAATTCGGATTGTTTCGTGAATTTCGGAATTTACAGTCTGCATTTCTACCTGTTGTTTAAAAGTTAAGCAACGCCATGTAAATAGTGTTCCCACTATTAGCGCCACTATCCATAGAACATTAAAATTTAGTTTCCATACTCTTATCGCCCAGAAAATCAAGCCAATCACACCAACGAGAGGATGAAATTCCAAGGCGCTGAGGCAAACTAATAGAATTGCAATAAATATCCATAGTCTCTTAATTATTAATCAGACAAATAGGAGTCAAACGGAATTTTGGTTAGGTCTTCATGAGTTAATTCAATTTTATTCAGCTCAATGTTTTTAAGTTTGATTAATTTTTGAGCATACTCATCATTGTGGTAGTTACGTAGATAGTTAATCTTTTTTATTCCTGCTTGTAACAACATCTTAGTACATTGTAGGCAAGGAAAATCAGTGACGTAGACTTCTGCACCGTCAGTCCGCTCACCAAACTTTGCACATTGCAAAATTGCGTTCATCTCGGCGTGAATCGTTCTAACACAATGACCATCAACAAGGTAGCAGCCTTCATCGATACAGTGAGCATCACCTGCTACTGAACCGTTGTATCCTCCAGCAATAATCCGTTTATCTCGCACTAACACCGCGCCAACAGATAGACGCTCACATGTACTCCGTGAAGCTAATAAAACTGCTTGGGTCATAAAATATTGATCCCATTTGATTCGGTTATCCATTCCGTTCACCTTCCAAGAAATTTATATCGCTTAAAATTATCTCACGTTATACGCAAATTGACGACTTTAAATTTGCAAATGTTTTATCGCCAAATCCGGGAACCTCTTTTAAATCTTCAATCTTCTTAAAATCTCCATGTTCTTTTCTGTATGCAATGATCTGATCCGCCTTTTTCTCACCGATTCCGGTGAGTTCTTGCAACTTAGTTTTGTCAGCAGTGTTCAAATTAATTTGGTTGCCCCCGGATTCGCTATCGGTGGTAGAACTGCCATCGTCATTCGCTGCAGTGACTTCCTCCGATTGGTTGGGATTTGCTGGTGCACCAGCTCCTGCCTTAAACTGATTTCCCTTGATTTCACCACGAATCGGAATGTAAACCACTTGCTGATCAGAAAGTCGTTGAGCTAAGTTAACTTGCTTCTTGTCCGCAGACTTGTTAAACCCACCTGCTAGATCAACTGCATCACAAATTCGCATATTGGGATTAACTTGATAAACGCCAGGATTTCGAACCGCTCCCTTTACGTCCACATAAATTTGTTTGTGACCGCCTGAAGACAAGTTGGTGGTTCGTTGTGAACTCGTCTCTGTTTTTTCATCAGCCGAGCTTGATTGTTCATTAGTTGATAAATTGGTAGAACTGTCTGCTGAACCGACAATATCACTTTGCATTGAAGTTTCTGACTGAGTGTTACCATGAACTGCAAAAACCAATCCCAGCAGAAGAATTGCACTGACTAAAGCAAGGCCGCCGATTGTTTGATACAAGTGATCTTCAATAAATTCCTTGATCCTATCCATCACATTCACCCCTTTCTCAATCTTTAGATACGAAAAAAGAGCTGGAAAAATTCCAACTCTAATTATTTTTTAAATATGATATTGCTTGAGAAAAAGTAGAAATCGGTACGACTTTCATTTTAGGTGCATACTTTTTAGCTGTTTGCTTCGCTACTTCATAGTTCGTTTTATGTCCAGGCTCCAACTTTAGGATTTCTTTTGAAGGCTTAACATAAGGGGCAAGGAATACTTTAGCACCAGCTCGTTTTGCTGTGATGATCTTCTTATCAATTCCGCCAATTTCACCAACATACCCATCTCCATTAATGGTTCCGGTACCCGCAACCTTATTGCCGTGCCGCAAATCTTGGTTAGTTAGCTGAGAATAGATTTGAAGTGAAAACATTAGGCCACCAGAGGGTCCCCCAACTTGGCCAGGATTAACCTTAATCGGGGTTTCAGTCTTAACCTTCACATCATCAGTTAAAGTAATCCCAATGCCAGGACGATTCTTGGCAATCTTAATCAGTTTTCTTGTAATCTTGTGGGTTCGCTTATTTCTAATAAACTGAACCGTTAGTTTTTGACCAACTTTTTGCTTCTTAACATAGTTAACAAAGCCATTAGAGGTCTTGAATGAGTGATTGTCTACCTTCGAGACTACGTCACCCACTTTTAACGCATCTTTAAATTTTGATTTTTTCGACACGTTTAACACATATATGCCCCGATATTTCCGAGTAACTTGCTTATGAGCATGCTTGTAGGCAGTGTAAATCGCCTCTCCAATTGAGCTTTGCATATAAAAATTTTGAACTTTATTATACTCAGTTTCATTTTGGCCAGAGGTTACTGCGTCATCAGATTCGATGGAGTAATGGGGTGCCAACTTTGCATAAAGGTAAGTGAAGGGGCGCGCCCTTGCGATTCCCACTGATGTCAATAGAAACTGCCCTTTATGGTCGTCTGGATGGTTTTTAATAGAAACTACCTTACCAAGGTTAAATGCCTCTCCAGGCCCCTCTATGTATTGTGGCAGTGGTATGGTAATCCCTAAAATCACTAGAATCAATACCACCAAGCTGATTATAAATCGCTTTGAAGATGCTTTTTTCATAAATGAAGAAACTTCCTTATTCGAATTTGGCCCGGAGAGCGGTCGCTACATTTTCCGGAACCATTTTGGTAATATCGCCATTGAATCTTGCAATTTCCTTGATCATCGTCGATGAAAGAGCCCGGTAGTTAGGACTTGTTGGCAAAAAGATAGTCTGGATGTTACTTGCTAGTTGCTCGTTCAAATCAGAAATTGAAATTTCACTATCAATATCGGCGCTTCCCCGGACACCTCGGACCAAGAAATTAGCCTGATGCTTAATTGCAAAATTTACAGTCAATTCTTCAGATTTAGTGACGGAAACGTTGGTCAAGTCAGCTAATGCTCCCTTAACAATATCAACCCGTTCGTCGATTGTAAATAACGTGTGTTTGCTGGTATTAATGCTAACCACAACAAGCACTTTATCAAATAGCTTAGCTGCTCGCTTAATTACGTCAACGTGACCTAGCGTAATTGGATCAAAACTGCCAGCGTAAACTGCGGTTTTTATCATTCGAGTTCTCCTTCGTATTTATAAATTACCAAATTAGTTAAACCATAGTTTTTCCGTTTTAGTTCATTAAATTCACGATAATTTGCTGGAAGTTCAACTGTATTATCTGTTTCAGCAATTACAACTGCGGCGTCACTTAACAACTCTTTATCTATTAATTGATCTAAAACCTGCATGATTTTTTGCTGCTTATAGGGAGGATCGATGAAGACCATATCAAACTTAGTGTTTTTAGCGGCAAGGTCATCCAAGATGCTAAATGAATTGCCCCTAATAACGTCAAAACTGTCATCGTGTAACTTAGCTAAATTTTCGTTGATGGTATCAATCGCTTGTCGAGAACGATCAATCAACACGGCACGATCCATTCCCCTGGATACTGCCTCCATCCCTACCGCACCCGAACCGGCAAACATGTCTAGGAACACCCCACCATCAAAGTAAGGGCCAGTCATGCTGAAGATTGCTTCTTTTAATTTATCGGTAGTTGGTCTGGTTTTATCACCTTTAACAGGGTTAAGTCTGATTCCACCATACTTACCAGAAATAATTCTCATTCTTCTGAATCATCCTCTATTTCAGTTTTCCCAGAAAGTGATTTTAATGCATTATCACGCAATTCCACCTGGCGTGATTCAATCACTTCTTTAACAAAATGCTTTGCATTTAGTTTTGCTACTACTTCATCTTTATCTGCCACATCAACGTACAACAAAGCATACCGCAACCTTTTTGAAAAATAAACCACTTTTCCAAACGAGTTTAAGCTTCTAACTTGCCTAGGTGAATGGAGATATACAATTAATTCAACTCTACTTGCTAATGAAAAATTCAAAGCACAACCTCCTAATTCATCACTTGTTTTCTGCTAGCCGTGTTTGGCGTTGCCGCGCACTAATATTTAATACAATACCGATACAAAACGATAGGGTTAAGATACTTGACCCACCGTAACTAATAAACGGGAAAGTCACTCCAGTGATGGGTAAAGCCCCAACGACTCCACCAATATTGAACAATGTTTGCACAGTTAAATAGGCAGCGACTCCATAGCATATCAAACTCTGGAAAGTATCATCACTCCTGATTCCAATTAAAACTGTCCTAGCAACAATCAAGGTAAGCAATCCCATAATTGCAAGAGCAGTGATCACCCCAAGTTCTTCAGTCAATACTGACATAATGAAATCCGTGTTTGGTTCTGGTAAGTAACCAGTCTTTTGAATACTGTTACCCAGTCCAACCCCTAAAAGGCCGCCATTACTAATTGCATAATACGAATTAACAAGTTGTTGCCCCGCTCCTTGAGCGTGGCTAAAGGGATCTGTGAAGGCCACGATTCGTTGTATCTGGTACGAATGCTCTGCCAAACTAGTATGTGAAAGTGGAATCAACACAAATCTGACCCCAACAATAATTAACGCAATCAATCCTCCAAGAGAAATCATTGCCCGTTTAAATGGCATTCCACTAGTAATCAAGAGGATAAAGAAAATAATGAAGTTAATCGCTGCCCCCCCTGAGTCCGGTTGTAGCAGAATCAAAAGAATGATTATGCCAATTCTAATGAAGGTTCCTCTCATGGTTGCAAGCCAATCAACAAAACTGCCAGTCAACTCATCTTGATGAGTGTCAATCGTATTTGCCACCCTAATTATCAAGAAGAACTTAACAAATTCAGCAGGTTGAATGTTAATTGGTCCTAATCTAATCCACCCAGCTGCACCATTGATAGTTGTTCCAACTAAAAGTAAGCCTAACAAAACTAACATAAATAAAATTTCAATAGTCGACAACAGCTTTTTATTTTTTAATTTGTTGATATTTACCGCAATCATGGTAACCACAATCACCAAACTAATCCCCACAAACAAACTTTGTTTGATCAGGTAACTTAGTGGTGAGCCACCATTTTGCGCCCCGATATTTGCACTCGCTGAATATACCATAATGATTCCCACCGCACACATAATTACATATGGTAAGAAAATATAGTAATCTAAGTTTTTTAAACGATTCATATTCTGTTCCCACACCTAGCCTATTTATTCAATCTCAATACGAACAATTATATCATATACCACTTATAGCAATTTCTAAACTTATGATAATCCAGGGAATTATGTAAAAAAATGCCGCCGACAAATTGTCAGCGGCATTTTATTTTTAATCATAAATCAAATGATTATTGATGTTTTCTACGCTTTGCAGCCTTCTCACGTTCGTTGGTGTTCAATAAACGCTTACGTAAACGAACAAAGTTAGGTGTAATTTCACACAATTCATCCTCGTTGATGAATTCAAGTGATTCTTCAAGTGATAAATGAGTTGGTGTCTTGATTCTAGCCATATCATCTGAACCAGCGGCACGAACGTTAGTTAAGTTCTTACC is from Lentilactobacillus curieae and encodes:
- a CDS encoding ribonuclease J, encoding MNSKIKVIPLGGVRENGKNMYAVNINDGIYILDCGLKYPENELLGIDVVIPDFSYLEENRDKIVGVFLTHGHADAIGALPYFLSEFNVPVFGSKMTIELAKISVADADEVTDFDDFHVVSDRSEIDFEDVRITFFRTTHSIPGSLGIAVHTDAGSIVYTGDFKFDQTASHLYHTDYSQLTKLGDQGVLALLSDSSNAENPTPSASENQISDYINGVFNDHQGRIIVASVASNIIRMQQVFNAAAKTGRKVFLSGQDLDKIVKTALKLSMLKLPDQELLIENAKDLEKLEPNQIVIIQTGKMGEPIKALQRMANGEQKDINIESGDLVFITTTPSTAMETTVAKTRDMIYRADAEVKMIADEMNSSGDASQNDLQLLINILKPKFFIPVQGEYRLLASHAGLAKQLGYNDSNIVIPNKGDVISIDDDEIWISAGLDLADTMIDGSGIGDIGNIVLRDRKVLSEDGIFVAVVTIDRKKKRVISAPKLTSRGFVYVKANKDLMNEASEIIEKTVKNNLEHKEFDWSNLKQDVRESLSDYLYQQTKRHPVILPVIMEVNQHHKRTNKKHSKNNKAEELAKAEKKANNNK
- the rpsO gene encoding 30S ribosomal protein S15; translation: MALTQSEKNEIIKKYARHEGDTGSAEVQIAVLTADINEINGHMRDHRKDFHSQRGLMKKIGHRRNLLAYLRNKDVSRYRDLIQSLGLRR
- the rpsT gene encoding 30S ribosomal protein S20 yields the protein MPIIKSAIERVKTNEKAQERNASQLSKMRTAVKKFEKAQAAGSDDAKELYINAISAVDHAKSKGLIKANKAARDKSRLTKLAK
- the holA gene encoding DNA polymerase III subunit delta, with protein sequence MKYSEFTKQIKSGTVDRVYLIDGAQDYLSDKIKRTFTELIPEEERAMNMSTYDMEETPLSNAVEDAVSMPFFGEKRLVMISHPYFLTATKKKSKIDHDLDELIEYLQHPQESTIMVIFAAYEKLDARKKITKQIKKLATVVSIGNPTENEAKAIIKSEVAKAGCGIDDAALEKLLELTSGNLTKMMNEIPKLTIYNQQSKRIDSESVAALVSKSMEQNVFDLVNTVLAKQPTKSLDIYHQLLLENDEPIRINAVLIQQFRLLIQVMILKQHGYSQGNIASSLKVHPYRVKLALQSIRKFSYDELKTAYLGLVNIEREMKSSARSPELLFELFVVNFMKKTA
- a CDS encoding DNA internalization-related competence protein ComEC/Rec2, which codes for MQTVNSEIHETIRIFPDEIKLNGGQINLVANSHFDNKKRVYFSRLSSESQKLMIQRNNGPLFLTVVGKLEKFKPATNVNEFDTGLYYRHQGISSLVNVTNLTVVPAPAKIQINELPHALRTGLLCRTANYPPNIKRYCQALVIGVRDSDFYQEMTGSSKLGLLHVFSVSGMHVAFFLGLVERLLAGVKFPKRTSALLKIICLVVYFQFAGGSPGLFRAVIMAVLRQFAVLLGRDLSSLDSWSITLILQLFWLPEATYLLSVQLSYSLSLGIIATAKWKLFSKTVMLNMISLPILLENFYQWHILSILASLVFLPIFSVIIFPLVLAASVFGDLPIVISIAERIVSVFTASLNFCGELPGMIVFGKPGVWITIVLLVVTFWVTLSVHNSRRKLLLVGLSCMYLCTFIWIHFPMNGEVTMIDVGQGDSFLIRRPFNRRVTLIDTGGKVHFGERPWQRQSETYRAERIGINYLKSIGINTVDEILLSHQDADHCGDLPAYMKQLRVKRVVVPIGMNQNPSFIKRLKKAGTATELVPVSDKQNCLVGGLRILHPFVAGKGENHDSMVVFGNIGHQRWLFTGDLDQAGEIEVLQRYPNLKVDVLKAGHHGSKTSSAPDFIRTIKPRIALISAGRNNRYHHPNDETMQTLRCNRVKVINSQISGMVRYVYRNNRGRFVPTVNLKGS
- a CDS encoding ComE operon protein 2, which produces MDNRIKWDQYFMTQAVLLASRSTCERLSVGAVLVRDKRIIAGGYNGSVAGDAHCIDEGCYLVDGHCVRTIHAEMNAILQCAKFGERTDGAEVYVTDFPCLQCTKMLLQAGIKKINYLRNYHNDEYAQKLIKLKNIELNKIELTHEDLTKIPFDSYLSD
- a CDS encoding helix-hairpin-helix domain-containing protein; the encoded protein is MDRIKEFIEDHLYQTIGGLALVSAILLLGLVFAVHGNTQSETSMQSDIVGSADSSTNLSTNEQSSSADEKTETSSQRTTNLSSGGHKQIYVDVKGAVRNPGVYQVNPNMRICDAVDLAGGFNKSADKKQVNLAQRLSDQQVVYIPIRGEIKGNQFKAGAGAPANPNQSEEVTAANDDGSSTTDSESGGNQINLNTADKTKLQELTGIGEKKADQIIAYRKEHGDFKKIEDLKEVPGFGDKTFANLKSSICV
- a CDS encoding SepM family pheromone-processing serine protease; its protein translation is MKKASSKRFIISLVVLILVILGITIPLPQYIEGPGEAFNLGKVVSIKNHPDDHKGQFLLTSVGIARARPFTYLYAKLAPHYSIESDDAVTSGQNETEYNKVQNFYMQSSIGEAIYTAYKHAHKQVTRKYRGIYVLNVSKKSKFKDALKVGDVVSKVDNHSFKTSNGFVNYVKKQKVGQKLTVQFIRNKRTHKITRKLIKIAKNRPGIGITLTDDVKVKTETPIKVNPGQVGGPSGGLMFSLQIYSQLTNQDLRHGNKVAGTGTINGDGYVGEIGGIDKKIITAKRAGAKVFLAPYVKPSKEILKLEPGHKTNYEVAKQTAKKYAPKMKVVPISTFSQAISYLKNN
- the coaD gene encoding pantetheine-phosphate adenylyltransferase, which produces MIKTAVYAGSFDPITLGHVDVIKRAAKLFDKVLVVVSINTSKHTLFTIDERVDIVKGALADLTNVSVTKSEELTVNFAIKHQANFLVRGVRGSADIDSEISISDLNEQLASNIQTIFLPTSPNYRALSSTMIKEIARFNGDITKMVPENVATALRAKFE